Proteins from one Candidatus Latescibacterota bacterium genomic window:
- a CDS encoding TlpA family protein disulfide reductase, which translates to MTVGKIACPASGVARWFVSIAVLCIYLSAGGCSGGSEEKSAGKQAPPAAANRTDVDNKKPDLSGVRLKKLDGTVTSVGDYSGKILFVTFWATWHEDSQKVIPIMHEIQRKFGKNVQVLAVAMDKQGAPAVRAWVTGNKVNFDIFVDGEKTANAFGGARRLPATYILLRDGEFFHRIDGLSRKKEYEDIILAMYRQHL; encoded by the coding sequence ATGACGGTCGGGAAAATCGCATGTCCTGCGTCTGGCGTGGCACGATGGTTTGTGTCGATCGCGGTTCTGTGCATATATCTGTCGGCAGGAGGTTGTTCTGGGGGCAGCGAAGAGAAGTCTGCCGGGAAGCAGGCTCCGCCTGCTGCCGCGAACAGGACGGATGTGGACAATAAAAAGCCTGACCTGTCCGGGGTGAGATTGAAAAAACTCGACGGCACGGTCACTTCGGTCGGTGACTACAGCGGGAAGATCCTCTTTGTCACGTTCTGGGCGACCTGGCACGAAGATTCCCAGAAGGTGATCCCCATAATGCATGAGATCCAGAGGAAGTTCGGCAAGAACGTCCAGGTCCTTGCGGTCGCAATGGATAAGCAGGGGGCGCCGGCAGTAAGAGCCTGGGTGACGGGCAATAAAGTGAATTTTGACATATTCGTCGACGGGGAAAAGACAGCAAATGCCTTCGGCGGCGCGCGAAGACTTCCTGCGACCTATATTTTACTCCGGGATGGGGAATTCTTTCACCGCATTGACGGGCTGAGTAGAAAAAAGGAATATGAGGATATAATCCTGGCGATGTACAGACAACATCTATAG
- a CDS encoding histidine kinase, with protein MSFSQDQIILINLLLRIAVMAGITSLLLGFRSVTSQLAEGTVDRRSRVKLFILLALFFSMGIAVRKLSSQAAMDLSLEGALVAGFLGGAWVGAGTGFIIGLACYFCGEVVALPLYTVAGASAGLVFSWLRRGGEIWSYSLNPFLIVYNFLEKLVRGRLDRNFIPFAFCMGFALLRYGLLNRFYHRGWIYGYPTRDWFFITIDLIVLVYTVGIALKMVTSARTEEIMREEENQLIHARLTTLRSQINPHFLFNTLNSISALIRTDSEKAREMTRKLSSIFRKSLEETSDTHTLREEIGFLEDYLSIEKIRFGDEKLVIEKDLDPSTLDCQVPTLLLQPLVENAVKHGISCMTCGGKIRISSKRSKKGFNIEVVNDGPEMDDMEATELIGKGVGLKNVSERLRIYSRGEGSFEIVPLEGGGASVRLSIPHIG; from the coding sequence TTGAGTTTTTCGCAGGACCAGATCATACTGATCAACCTGCTGCTCAGGATAGCGGTGATGGCTGGGATAACCAGTCTTCTGCTGGGGTTCCGGTCGGTCACCAGCCAGCTCGCCGAAGGGACGGTCGATCGGCGGTCCAGGGTGAAACTGTTTATCCTGCTGGCTCTCTTCTTCTCAATGGGAATTGCTGTAAGAAAACTTTCCAGCCAGGCGGCGATGGACCTTTCCCTGGAAGGCGCTCTGGTGGCAGGGTTTCTTGGAGGAGCATGGGTCGGCGCCGGCACAGGGTTTATTATCGGCCTGGCATGCTATTTTTGTGGAGAAGTCGTGGCGCTGCCACTGTATACCGTCGCGGGGGCTTCGGCGGGGCTTGTCTTTTCATGGCTTCGCAGGGGCGGGGAGATCTGGAGTTATTCTCTTAATCCATTTCTTATCGTCTACAATTTTCTGGAGAAACTGGTCAGGGGAAGGCTGGATCGGAACTTTATCCCGTTCGCCTTCTGCATGGGCTTCGCTCTGCTCAGGTACGGATTGCTCAACAGGTTTTATCACAGGGGCTGGATCTATGGTTATCCGACCAGGGACTGGTTTTTCATAACCATCGATCTTATCGTACTCGTGTACACCGTGGGGATAGCTCTCAAGATGGTCACCAGCGCGAGGACCGAGGAGATCATGCGGGAAGAGGAAAACCAGCTGATCCACGCCAGGCTTACGACGCTCAGAAGCCAGATCAACCCCCACTTTCTTTTCAATACGCTCAATTCGATCTCCGCCCTGATAAGGACCGACTCGGAGAAGGCCCGTGAGATGACGAGAAAATTATCGTCGATCTTTCGTAAGTCTCTGGAGGAGACATCCGATACACATACGCTGAGGGAAGAGATCGGTTTTCTTGAGGATTACCTGTCGATAGAGAAGATCCGGTTCGGGGACGAGAAACTTGTGATAGAGAAGGATCTCGACCCGTCGACGCTGGACTGCCAGGTCCCGACACTGTTATTGCAGCCGCTGGTCGAGAACGCTGTCAAACACGGTATCTCATGCATGACATGTGGAGGAAAGATAAGGATAAGCTCGAAAAGATCGAAGAAGGGATTCAACATAGAAGTGGTGAACGACGGGCCGGAGATGGATGACATGGAAGCGACGGAATTGATAGGAAAAGGTGTAGGCCTGAAGAATGTCTCTGAAAGACTCAGGATATATTCGCGAGGCGAAGGCAGCTTCGAAATAGTCCCGCTGGAAGGCGGGGGAGCCTCGGTGAGGCTCAGTATCCCTCATATCGGTTAA